GTTTGCGCACCCAATGATCGGGAATCAGGTCCTTATCTTTATAGCGATTGGTGACCTCTAGGTAGTAGCCAAAAACATTATTAAAGCCAATTTTGAGCTTATCAATGCCTGTTTCTTTGGCCTCTTTGACTCGGATGCGCTCTAGGTGTTCGCGGCTATTGGCAATCAGGTCGCGCAATTCGTCTAGCTCCTCCGATACCCCAGTTCCAATAAAGCCGCCTTTATCCGTTTTAACGCTGGGCTCTTCCTTTAGCCAATTATCTACTCTTTGGCAGAGTAGGGGACAAAGCTGCATGCGTTCGGCAATAGATTGTAGTTGGGGCTGTTTATCTTGGGCCAAAGCCTCCTTAATTGGGCCAAGGGCCAGAATAGAGCGTTGCAATTGGCGGACCTCTCTGGGGTTGATTTTTCCCAAAGGAATTTTGGCCACCAAGTGCTCTAGATCGCCCAATTGCTGCAATTGATCTGCAATTAGCAAGGCCAAATTGGGTTGGTCAATAAAGGCTTGCACCACCTCATGTCGACTCTCTATAGACGTCAAGTCTTTGCGAGGCATCAGGACCCATTTGCGTAGCAAACGGCTGCCCATAGGCGAAATCGTTTTGTCCATGACATCCAACAAACTCACCCCAGAGCTGTAGGCGCTGCCCACCAACTCTAGGTTGCGAATAGTAAAACTATCCATCCAAACATAGCGGTCGGTAGGAATCCGAGCAATTTGTACAATATGCTTGAGGTTTTTGTTCTCGGTGGTTTGTACATAATGCAGAATTGCTCCTGCGGCAATTTGGGCCATTTCCAATTGCTCAATGCCAAAGCCTTTTAAGGAGCTCACTTCAAACTGTTCCAGCAGTTTTTCGCGGCTATAATCGGGCATAAAGACCCAATCTTCAATACCATAAGTATAATAACGCTCTCCAAAACGCTCCAAAAGTTCTTTCTTCTGATTTTTGGCATAAATGATCTCGGCGGGCTGAAAATTTTGCAGCAATTTATCGATGCTAGCCGTATTGCCTTCAACCACCAAAAACTCGGCGGTAGAAATATCGAGGAGGGCCAAACCGAGCTGATCTTTGCGCCCAATATGCAGGGCGGCCAAAAAGTTGTTGCTCTTATGGTCCAGAATATTGTCATTGGTGGTAATGCCCGGCGTAACCAGCTCAACCACCCCTCTTTTTACAATTTTCTTTTGCTTAGAGGGCTTCTCTAGTTGGTCGCAAACGGCCACCCGATAACCTGCCCGTACCAATTTGGGCAAATAGGTATCTAAAGAATGATGCGGAAAACCCGCCAGCTCAATCTTAGAAGAGCCATTGTTTCGAGCAGTCAGCGTGATGCCCAAGACCTTGGAGGCCAGCACAGCATCACTCCCAAAGGTCTCATAAAAATCGCCTACTCGAAAGAGCAGGACGGCATCGGCATATTTTTGCTTAAAATCATTGTATTGCGCCATTAAAGGCGTCACTTTGGTCTTTTTCTTAGACTTGGCCAATTTCATTCGGCTTTAAGAGGTCATGATAATAAATAGGCCCTTTCAAAAAAGGTCCTTTTTGAAAGGCGGGGAATATTCCTCCGTCAAAAATCGCCCTTTTTGAAGGAAGGGGGCTGTTTCTCCGTCAAAAATCGCCCTTTTTGAAGGAAGGGGGCTGAAAATAAGGTTTAAATCTTAGTGAGTAGGCTAAAAAGTCGGGGGTTAATATAAATATGGCTATTGGCATAGGCTCTTTTTTCAAGGAAGCCTAGTTCAAATAGTTGCTCTAAGTACCTACGAGCAGTAGATTCACTTTTACCAATGGCTAATTGTAAGTGCTCCACCCTAGTATAAACATGCTTAAATAAATGCTCTAATAGATCTTTGCTATATATTCTAGGTAGCCTGGCCTGAATTTGATCTTTATAGTCTTTCATCAGCCTTAATATGGCTTGAATATTTTGAATTGTACTCCTAGCGGTTTGAATCACCCCTTCTAAGATATAAAGCACCCAAGAGGTCCAGTCGCCATGATCCCGAACAGCTTGTATGCGTTCATAGTAGGCCGCTTTTGTGGCAATAATATATTTACTAAGGTAGAGAATAGGGTAATCTAGAAGTTTTTGGGTGCAGAGGTATAAAATGTTAATAATTCGCCCAGTTCTTCCATTGCCATCATAGAAAGGGTGAATACTTTCAAACTGAAAGTGAATCACGGCCATTTTTATTAGGGGGTCTAAATGATCCATTTCGGGCTCATTGATATAAGCCTCTAAGTTAGCCATCAGGTCCTTTATCTCTTTTGCATCTTGAGGGGGCATGTAGATTAAATTGCCGTAAGCATCTCTTAAGCTAGTCCCCGCCTGTGTCCGAAAACCTGCATTATTGGCTTCTAGTTCTTCCTGAATTTGTAGGATATGGCGGTTGAGCAATAAGCCCTGCTCTTGTATTAAAGCAAAACCCGTCTTTAGGGCCGAAGCATAATTTAATACCTCCTTAGTGCTCAAACTAGCTACTTCTTGTGTAGAACGAGCCGAGTAAAGTGCATCATGAGTGGTCACAATATTCTCTACGGCAGAGCTTTCTTTGGCCTCTGTTAAAATCAAGCTATCTACCAAAATGCTAGCATTGGGCAGTGTTCCAGTTACTCCCTTTAGTTCCGCTAACACACGGTTGGCCTCAATGGCTTTTTTCAATAAAGGAATGGTCTCTAGCTCTTCTCTAGGAGGTAATTTTAATACTTGATAGCTCATCTCTTGCTCTTTTTTTGATTTTTTTGGGGCCTCCTGCCTGCGGCAGGCGCTACGTTCCGCAGCTCGCTATTCGCTCGGCCCTTCGCCGCTTTCAGCGGCTCGGTCTGGCCCTGCGGGCCACTGCTGCACATCGCTAGGCCAGCCAGCTAGAACTGTTTACGGTACCAAAAGCTATCTTTAGCTATGGGCGAGGCGCCCAATATTCTAAACTGATGCTGGGCCAATAAGCGTTTAGAGCCTTCATTTTCTCTATGGGTATGGGCATGAACATAGCGCAATTGGAGCTCATTTTTGGCATAGTTCAGGACCAGTTCAATGGCCATTTTCATGAGGCCGCGGCGTTGCATATTGGGGTGGATCTCATAGCCAATTTCTGCTTCTTTGCGGTCCTCAGAAAAATTAAAGAGGCAAATAGAGCCAATCATTCTGGGGTGGCCAGGCAAAGAAATGGCCCAACTGATGCCTTCTCCGCTATCAATTTGTTCTTGCAGCATCTCGATATGAGCAAGGCTCTCGGCCTCTGTTTGATGCAAGGGGCGGTCAATGTAGCGCATTTGCTCGGCATCTGACCTGAGGCTAAAGAGTGCTCGGGCATCTTCTTCCTCCATATAACGCAAAAGTAGTTTGTCGTTTTGGAGCATTGGGAAGGGCTTAAAATAACTCATGGGCTAGCTGTTTTAGTGGAGCCAATAGGGGCATTACTGCAATTTGGCCACAGTTGAAATGGGCTTTGGGGCAGGCAGTGTAGCCATGCGAGCCGCAGGGCCAGCAGGCCGGGGCCGGTTGTTGATGAATAATAAATTGCGTTTTAGACAAGGGGCCAAAGCCATAGGTAGGCGAGGTAGAGCAAAAAACGGCCGCTACAGGCGCATCTATGGCCGAGCAAATATGCAAGGGCGCCGAATCTAAGACATAATTGAGTATTGCGCCTTTCATAAGGGCCACATCTTGCAAAAAACTATGTTGCCCAGCCAAATTGTACAAATTGGGGCGGTTGGCCAATTGGACCAATGCCTGCGCATGTTCGCGGTCGGCTGGGCCACCCAAAACATATACATAGAGCGATTTGGGCAATTGCTGAAGTAGTTCGGCCCAAACGGCCAAAGGTAGGCGCTTGGTTTCCCACAAAGAGGCGGGCGAAATCGTAATATAAGGCTTTTGGCCATAATTCTCTGCTACAAAATCCCAATCTTCTGCAGAGGGGTAGAGCTTGGGCATGGCGGCTTCTTTATCGGTAAAAGCAGCAATTAGACGATGGTTTCTATAAACCTCTTGTTCGGCCCAAATATGCTCTTCGGCTTGGCTAAAGGCCCAAGAAAAAGGATTTTTCTTAAAGCCCACTACTTTTTTCCCTTTAGAGAGGCTGGCCAAGAGGCCGGCGGTAAAATGTCGGTGGCAATTGACCACCAAATCGTAGTTTTGGGGCCGAATATGAGCCAAAAGTTGCCGAATAGAGCGCCATTTATTGCTGCGGTCTAGCTCTAGCAATTGATGAATATGCGGATGCCCTTTGAGGATGCGGCCTTGGCCCTTGCGGATCAAGAGATCAATTTGGGCAGAAGGGTAATAGGTCCTGAGCTTTTCGATCAGGGCAGTGGCCAGAATAAGATCGCCTAAAAAGGCGGGTTGAATAATGAGTATTTTGTCCATAATCGTATTGTGGTCCAGCAAGGCGCGCAGCGCCTTAATTTGACGACCGAAGGGAGGCAAATGGCCTAGCGATGTGCAAGGGTGGCCCTTGGGCCAGACCGAGTTTTTGAGCGTAGCGAAAAAACGAAGGGCCGAGCGAATAGCGAGCCCTGGAACGTAGCGCCCGCCGCAGGCGGGAGGCCCCAAAATAACAGCACAAAGTTAGCAAACTGTAGGGAGAAGAAAAGGAGTTTGGCTCGGATTTAAAAATTGGCCAAAAAAGGCGATATTTGCCCCAAAGCATTTTCCCCCAATAAATTGGACCCATTATGTCATCAGAAAATAAACCGACAGCGGCCGTTCCCGAACTGAGCTATCGTCAGCAACATAAAAAGAGCTTCAAGCGCATTTTGCGTTGGATTTGGGGCATCTTTATTTTGGGCTTTGTCTCTGTCTTTAGTCTTTTTGCCTATCTCTCTACTCAGCTGCCCTCTTTTGACCAGCTGGAGAATCCGCAGTTGCGTTTGGCCTCTGAGGTCTATAGTAGCGATGGAGAGCTTTTGGGTAAATATTATATTGAAAACCGGACCTTAGTTACTTATGATAGCATTGCCCCAGCGGTGGTCAATGCTTTGGTGTCTACTGAGGATGCTCGTTTTTATAGCCATTCGGGTATTGACCCGGAGGCTCTAGCGCGGGTGTTGGTGAAAACCATTGTTTTCCAGCAGCGGAATGCGGGAGGGGGAAGTACCATCTCGCAGCAGTTGGCCAAATTGCTAGTGGGTCGGCCCGATACTCGAGGCATGGGGTCGGTAGAGCGGCTTTGGACCATTTTGCAGGTGAAGCTCAAAGAGTGGTTGACGGCGGTAAAATTGGAGCGTTCTTATACCAAAAAAGAGATTATTACGAACTATCTCAATGAGTTTGACTTCTTGTATAATGCCCATGGTATTCGCTCGGCAGCCGAAACATACTTTCGGAAAAAGCCCAGTGAACTGACTGTGCCAGAGGCGGCTATGTTGGTTCGGATGTTAAAAAACCCCGCCCTGTTCAATTATCGCCGAGATATGAAAAAGGCCTTGAAAGGCCGAGAGGTGGTATTGAAAAATATGCAAATGGCGGGGCATATTACAGAAGCTGACTATCATAAATATCGCAAAGAAAAAATCAATAAGGGCAGCTTTCAGGTCTTGAAC
This genomic interval from Saprospira grandis contains the following:
- a CDS encoding glycosyltransferase family 9 protein, producing MDKILIIQPAFLGDLILATALIEKLRTYYPSAQIDLLIRKGQGRILKGHPHIHQLLELDRSNKWRSIRQLLAHIRPQNYDLVVNCHRHFTAGLLASLSKGKKVVGFKKNPFSWAFSQAEEHIWAEQEVYRNHRLIAAFTDKEAAMPKLYPSAEDWDFVAENYGQKPYITISPASLWETKRLPLAVWAELLQQLPKSLYVYVLGGPADREHAQALVQLANRPNLYNLAGQHSFLQDVALMKGAILNYVLDSAPLHICSAIDAPVAAVFCSTSPTYGFGPLSKTQFIIHQQPAPACWPCGSHGYTACPKAHFNCGQIAVMPLLAPLKQLAHELF
- the mutS gene encoding DNA mismatch repair protein MutS encodes the protein MKLAKSKKKTKVTPLMAQYNDFKQKYADAVLLFRVGDFYETFGSDAVLASKVLGITLTARNNGSSKIELAGFPHHSLDTYLPKLVRAGYRVAVCDQLEKPSKQKKIVKRGVVELVTPGITTNDNILDHKSNNFLAALHIGRKDQLGLALLDISTAEFLVVEGNTASIDKLLQNFQPAEIIYAKNQKKELLERFGERYYTYGIEDWVFMPDYSREKLLEQFEVSSLKGFGIEQLEMAQIAAGAILHYVQTTENKNLKHIVQIARIPTDRYVWMDSFTIRNLELVGSAYSSGVSLLDVMDKTISPMGSRLLRKWVLMPRKDLTSIESRHEVVQAFIDQPNLALLIADQLQQLGDLEHLVAKIPLGKINPREVRQLQRSILALGPIKEALAQDKQPQLQSIAERMQLCPLLCQRVDNWLKEEPSVKTDKGGFIGTGVSEELDELRDLIANSREHLERIRVKEAKETGIDKLKIGFNNVFGYYLEVTNRYKDKDLIPDHWVRKQTLTNSERYISEELKQLEGKILSAEEKIIALEQKLFGELVLFLNDYIRPVQTNAQLVAQLDCLHSYHVLALEQNYCRPQMHEGLDIEIKAGRHPVIEQQLKAGELYVPNDIFLDNERQQILMITGPNMSGKSALLRQTALISLMAQMGAFVPADSAKLGLIDRIFTRVGASDNISSGESTFMVEMNETASILNNISNRSLILLDEIGRGTSTYDGISIAWAIAEYLHNHPTARPKTLFATHYHELNELAQQFDRIKNFHVATKELGKKVIFLRKLKAGGSEHSFGIHVAKMAGMPPQLILRASEILAQLEEQRSAQEEKAESLGDKLKAVQNVQAMQLNIFDAAPDPRFEKMRDYVEALDLNRMTPIESMLKLLEIKKMLGEEDH
- a CDS encoding GNAT family N-acetyltransferase; its protein translation is MSYFKPFPMLQNDKLLLRYMEEEDARALFSLRSDAEQMRYIDRPLHQTEAESLAHIEMLQEQIDSGEGISWAISLPGHPRMIGSICLFNFSEDRKEAEIGYEIHPNMQRRGLMKMAIELVLNYAKNELQLRYVHAHTHRENEGSKRLLAQHQFRILGASPIAKDSFWYRKQF
- a CDS encoding Fic family protein, which produces MSYQVLKLPPREELETIPLLKKAIEANRVLAELKGVTGTLPNASILVDSLILTEAKESSAVENIVTTHDALYSARSTQEVASLSTKEVLNYASALKTGFALIQEQGLLLNRHILQIQEELEANNAGFRTQAGTSLRDAYGNLIYMPPQDAKEIKDLMANLEAYINEPEMDHLDPLIKMAVIHFQFESIHPFYDGNGRTGRIINILYLCTQKLLDYPILYLSKYIIATKAAYYERIQAVRDHGDWTSWVLYILEGVIQTARSTIQNIQAILRLMKDYKDQIQARLPRIYSKDLLEHLFKHVYTRVEHLQLAIGKSESTARRYLEQLFELGFLEKRAYANSHIYINPRLFSLLTKI